From Novosphingobium decolorationis, one genomic window encodes:
- a CDS encoding reverse transcriptase domain-containing protein, whose protein sequence is MGVERQQGSGKQQDFFDEALKASLGHDVTGKGGTGAGTIEERQSPTAWAEPLALTRYVMEEVASSANLNQAYKRVKANKGAPGVDGMTVPDLRDWIAGNRERLIASLLDGTYRPSPCAELKFPNPAGKECASWAFRRLSTGWYNRRYCKSSDPVLDPTFSASSFVPPGRGAHDALRQARDYVRDGYAIVVDLDLEKFFDRVNHDIVMARLARHIADPRLLVIIRRFLQAGMLSGGVHVERQEGTPQGGLSRR, encoded by the coding sequence ATGGGTGTGGAGCGGCAGCAAGGTAGCGGGAAGCAGCAGGACTTCTTCGATGAAGCCCTGAAGGCATCGCTTGGCCACGACGTCACCGGCAAAGGCGGAACTGGCGCTGGGACGATCGAGGAGCGGCAATCACCCACGGCATGGGCCGAGCCCCTCGCCTTGACGCGTTACGTGATGGAGGAGGTGGCCAGCTCGGCCAACCTGAACCAAGCCTACAAGCGGGTGAAAGCGAACAAGGGGGCGCCGGGCGTGGACGGGATGACCGTCCCCGACCTGCGTGACTGGATTGCAGGAAACCGTGAGAGGCTGATCGCCTCGTTACTCGACGGTACTTACCGTCCAAGCCCGTGCGCGGAGTTGAAATTCCCAAACCCGGCGGGAAAGGAGTGCGCCAGCTGGGCATTCCGACGGCTGTCGACCGGCTGGTACAACAGGCGATACTGCAAGTCCTCGGATCCCGTCCTTGATCCGACATTCTCGGCATCGAGTTTTGTTCCGCCCGGACGCGGCGCACACGATGCGCTGCGTCAGGCCCGGGACTATGTGCGGGACGGCTATGCGATCGTCGTAGACCTCGACCTGGAGAAATTCTTTGATCGGGTGAACCACGACATCGTCATGGCCCGTCTGGCCCGGCACATCGCCGACCCACGCCTGCTCGTCATCATCCGCCGGTTTCTACAGGCCGGGATGCTGTCGGGTGGTGTGCACGTCGAACGGCAGGAGGGGACCCCGCAAGGCGGCCTCTCTCGCCGCTGA
- a CDS encoding M48 family metallopeptidase produces MEFRLREAATPLCRRTNSATGLVIDYLEAYDPGARAEVAAATGMGDLPQIAGVVPGSPAEKAGVKAGDTLVRLNGTPLKQLIAESADRRLFAEELLDRIAQLPASEMITLDLRRGDSSITATLSPSQSCATRFVLSDSGGLAHTDGTNVAIEADLLRHAANDDELALVAAHELAHIVAGDGKASGLNDRRRMEDRADILGADLARCAGYDAVRALDFWKRYNDKDWLRWLRSPSHRNVPERIRRMHDHLVATPSACPPAIPDKATT; encoded by the coding sequence GTGGAATTCCGGTTGCGGGAAGCGGCGACTCCGCTTTGCAGGCGCACCAACTCCGCCACGGGCCTGGTTATCGACTATCTTGAGGCCTACGACCCCGGAGCCCGCGCAGAGGTCGCCGCAGCAACAGGCATGGGAGACTTGCCGCAGATAGCGGGCGTGGTTCCCGGCTCACCGGCCGAAAAAGCCGGCGTCAAGGCTGGCGACACTCTCGTTCGCCTCAATGGCACGCCGTTGAAACAGCTGATCGCCGAAAGTGCCGACCGCCGCCTTTTCGCAGAAGAGCTGCTCGACCGGATTGCCCAACTCCCCGCATCCGAGATGATCACCTTGGACCTGCGACGCGGCGACAGCTCGATCACCGCGACATTGTCCCCGAGCCAATCGTGCGCGACCCGCTTCGTGCTGAGCGATTCCGGCGGCCTGGCCCACACCGATGGCACGAACGTCGCAATCGAAGCTGACCTCCTGCGCCACGCCGCCAACGACGACGAACTGGCACTCGTTGCGGCGCATGAGCTGGCGCACATCGTGGCCGGCGACGGCAAGGCCAGCGGACTGAACGATCGTCGCCGAATGGAGGACAGGGCCGACATTCTTGGCGCCGACCTTGCCCGCTGCGCCGGTTACGATGCAGTCCGGGCGCTGGATTTCTGGAAACGCTACAACGACAAGGACTGGCTTCGCTGGCTGCGCTCACCGAGCCATCGCAACGTGCCCGAACGCATCCGGCGCATGCACGATCACCTCGTCGCCACTCCCTCGGCATGCCCGCCCGCCATTCCGGACAAGGCAACCACCTGA
- a CDS encoding NUDIX domain-containing protein, whose amino-acid sequence MTSTATTTSPEIIARELLYDGWYRFERLSLKMPDGKAVERHLLHNGSAAAVLPYDVERRCILLIQQPRAAVIDAREPPLFECIAGNLDGDTPETCIRKEALEEAGLILGKLEPIANIWPIPPVSTERVQLYLAPYTLADRISQGGGAEDEDEHITVAEVPFAHLQTLVAEGLLPDAKTLVAAQALMLRHPEFWSPTA is encoded by the coding sequence ATGACCTCGACTGCCACCACCACGTCCCCCGAGATCATTGCTCGGGAATTGCTGTACGACGGCTGGTATCGCTTCGAGCGACTTAGTCTCAAGATGCCCGATGGCAAGGCAGTCGAGCGCCACCTGCTCCACAACGGATCCGCTGCGGCTGTTCTGCCCTACGACGTCGAACGTCGCTGCATCCTCCTCATCCAGCAGCCACGCGCTGCGGTCATCGATGCCCGCGAACCGCCCCTGTTCGAATGCATTGCCGGCAATCTCGACGGCGACACGCCCGAAACCTGTATACGCAAGGAGGCACTCGAGGAGGCCGGGCTCATCCTTGGAAAACTTGAGCCGATTGCAAACATCTGGCCGATACCTCCCGTCTCTACCGAGCGGGTACAGTTGTATCTGGCGCCCTACACCTTGGCTGATCGGATATCCCAAGGCGGTGGGGCCGAAGACGAAGATGAGCACATCACCGTTGCCGAAGTTCCCTTCGCGCACTTGCAAACTCTCGTTGCCGAAGGCCTGCTGCCCGACGCCAAGACGCTCGTCGCGGCCCAAGCCTTGATGTTGCGCCATCCCGAATTCTGGAGTCCCACGGCCTGA
- a CDS encoding TRAFs-binding domain-containing protein, whose product MNISVFARIRQIARAGDTVRAWQMFESAGLGAQDSPESLALKGRLLKDRALRLEGEARIAMARAASAAYRASAGSRRATYPLINAATIAYLCGDVAQARADARHILAILESGDHEPETSYWLHATLAEARLLLGDKAGCRAALLDALEVAPEAWEDRAATIRQLREILLATGEGPELLEGLSPPPSLYFSGIMDLGEAQEIVLHQVEDLFIRERPGAAFGALAAGTDILVAEMALAHEVQLHVVLPGTLEQFRAVSVEPFGSHWGARFDRLVAEAHSVFELPGQAVLSQAGIGQACEIAMGLALRRAEQLASEALALHVGREGDGAAHGYEKWRERGLPVFEIRRDWPGRDEGRALTSGRMQAILASPSKFALAPDCPCEIGELDEGVFVAVFEDVRAALGHARRTLADAPKSRLGLVWMAATQPGPCAQAAQLAACLVQAADESEICAPWPELAGLELLEPGTRFEVAGEIVTPLGDIPIARFTPMGVG is encoded by the coding sequence ATGAACATCTCCGTCTTCGCCCGGATTCGACAGATCGCCCGCGCGGGCGACACGGTGCGGGCATGGCAGATGTTCGAGAGCGCCGGACTCGGGGCGCAGGACAGCCCCGAGTCCCTTGCGCTCAAGGGGCGCCTGCTCAAGGATCGCGCCCTGCGACTCGAGGGAGAGGCCCGTATCGCGATGGCGCGTGCGGCCTCGGCCGCATATCGTGCCAGCGCGGGGTCCCGACGCGCGACCTACCCGCTGATAAACGCCGCCACGATCGCTTATCTGTGTGGCGACGTCGCGCAGGCGCGGGCGGATGCCCGGCACATTCTGGCCATTCTCGAAAGCGGGGATCACGAACCCGAAACCTCGTACTGGCTTCATGCGACACTTGCCGAGGCGCGCCTCCTTCTGGGCGACAAGGCAGGGTGTCGCGCAGCGCTGCTCGATGCGCTGGAGGTCGCTCCCGAAGCCTGGGAGGACCGGGCGGCGACGATCCGGCAATTGCGCGAGATATTGCTGGCGACGGGAGAGGGGCCGGAACTGCTCGAGGGGCTTTCGCCTCCTCCCAGCCTCTACTTCAGCGGCATCATGGATCTGGGCGAGGCGCAAGAGATCGTTCTGCACCAGGTCGAGGATCTGTTCATCCGAGAACGGCCCGGCGCGGCATTCGGCGCCCTGGCGGCCGGCACCGACATTCTCGTCGCAGAAATGGCCCTGGCACACGAGGTCCAGTTGCATGTCGTGTTGCCGGGCACGCTCGAGCAGTTCCGCGCGGTGTCGGTCGAACCTTTCGGCTCGCACTGGGGCGCACGTTTCGATCGACTCGTCGCCGAGGCGCACAGTGTTTTCGAACTGCCTGGCCAGGCCGTGTTGAGCCAGGCCGGCATTGGCCAGGCGTGCGAGATCGCGATGGGGCTTGCACTGCGTCGGGCCGAACAACTGGCCAGCGAAGCGCTTGCGCTCCACGTCGGGCGCGAAGGCGACGGCGCCGCGCATGGCTATGAGAAATGGCGCGAGCGCGGGTTGCCGGTCTTCGAGATCCGCCGTGATTGGCCCGGTCGCGACGAGGGCAGGGCCCTCACGTCGGGCCGGATGCAGGCGATCCTGGCGAGCCCGTCGAAGTTCGCGCTGGCACCGGACTGTCCCTGCGAAATCGGCGAACTCGACGAAGGGGTGTTCGTCGCTGTCTTCGAAGATGTACGGGCTGCCCTTGGTCACGCCCGGCGTACGCTGGCGGATGCGCCCAAGAGCCGGCTCGGCCTCGTCTGGATGGCCGCGACGCAGCCGGGGCCGTGCGCGCAAGCCGCCCAGCTTGCCGCCTGCCTGGTACAGGCGGCGGACGAGAGCGAGATATGCGCACCTTGGCCTGAACTGGCCGGCCTCGAGCTGCTTGAGCCCGGGACACGCTTCGAAGTCGCGGGTGAGATCGTCACGCCCCTGGGAGACATCCCGATCGCCCGTTTCACGCCGATGGGCGTGGGGTGA
- a CDS encoding group II intron maturase-specific domain-containing protein translates to MSIANKSLTRLKERLRAITRRNRGISLAAMIAQTNAFTTGWVTYYRHARAQTVLREIDSWLRRKLRCVRLKQCKRTMTIATFLRENGVPEWQAWIFALSGKGWWRLSGSPQAAHGMPNAWFDQAGLSSLALQHAALNRTGNRRDTQYVRPVV, encoded by the coding sequence TTGAGCATAGCGAACAAAAGTCTCACGCGGCTGAAGGAGCGGCTCAGGGCGATTACGCGCCGCAACCGAGGCATCAGCCTCGCGGCGATGATCGCACAGACCAATGCCTTCACTACAGGGTGGGTCACCTACTACCGACACGCCCGGGCTCAGACGGTTTTGCGCGAGATCGACAGCTGGCTCCGGCGCAAGCTTCGCTGCGTCCGGCTCAAACAGTGCAAGCGCACCATGACGATCGCCACTTTCTTAAGGGAAAACGGCGTCCCAGAATGGCAGGCTTGGATCTTCGCGCTCTCGGGAAAGGGCTGGTGGCGCCTGTCGGGCAGCCCTCAGGCCGCCCACGGCATGCCCAACGCATGGTTCGATCAGGCAGGTCTCTCAAGCCTCGCTCTCCAACATGCCGCCTTAAACCGTACCGGAAACCGCCGTGATACGCAGTACGTACGTCCGGTGGTGTGA
- a CDS encoding Crp/Fnr family transcriptional regulator: MTEDEKIDAICAIFRCGADSARLLLPVFSTRKVASRQVLASQGMPCRQCWIVIEGAIRVDTIGLDGQLQQLSHYGPGEFLGSYPEESIGRAEISAANRSVLLGADSPRLAEMIEADVQLASGMARLLARQLDRALDRMVMRTTYTAAGRVYAELMALADSSSVIAPPPKVTNLALAANTTRETASRAINELIRRGIVSRDETRMVIQSPRMIAELIY; the protein is encoded by the coding sequence GTGACGGAGGACGAGAAGATCGACGCCATCTGCGCGATTTTTCGCTGCGGCGCGGATTCGGCCCGCCTCCTGCTTCCCGTCTTCTCAACCCGCAAGGTCGCCAGCCGTCAGGTCCTCGCCAGCCAGGGCATGCCCTGCCGGCAATGCTGGATCGTGATCGAGGGGGCGATACGCGTCGACACGATCGGGCTCGACGGGCAATTGCAGCAATTGTCCCACTACGGCCCCGGCGAATTTCTGGGAAGCTACCCCGAGGAAAGCATCGGACGCGCCGAAATCAGCGCAGCGAACCGCTCGGTCCTGCTCGGCGCCGACTCTCCCCGACTTGCGGAAATGATCGAAGCCGATGTGCAATTGGCCTCGGGAATGGCGCGGCTCCTCGCCCGCCAGCTCGATCGGGCGCTCGACCGCATGGTCATGCGCACGACCTACACCGCAGCGGGCCGCGTCTATGCCGAACTGATGGCGCTGGCGGACTCCTCGAGTGTGATTGCCCCGCCGCCCAAGGTCACCAACCTGGCCCTTGCCGCCAACACCACGCGCGAGACCGCATCACGCGCGATCAACGAGTTGATCCGGCGCGGCATCGTGTCGCGCGACGAGACCCGGATGGTCATCCAGTCGCCGCGCATGATCGCCGAACTTATCTACTGA
- the galE gene encoding UDP-glucose 4-epimerase GalE, whose product MTTPIPVLVTGGAGFIGSHAVLALTDAGWPVTVIDNLSTGFRFAIPEGVNFYEGDIGDQDLLAQIFAEQGCKAIMHFAGSIIVPESVTDPLKYYRNNTVKTQALLEAAVRAEIPHFIFSSTAATYGVPEVSPIDEECPKEPINPYGMSKLMSERMLADVSKAHPLNFGALRYFNVAGADPLCRTGQSTAGATHLIKVAVEAALGKRDHVGVFGTDFDTPDGTGVRDYIHVSDLAAAHLLALEALIEQPTRSLTLNCGYGRGFSVLEVLDAVDRVTNRKIDRRMEERRAGDPAALVSDNSRIKSILPWEPRYDDLPVIVEHALAWERKLTTMRAKSED is encoded by the coding sequence ATGACCACACCGATTCCCGTTCTTGTCACTGGGGGTGCCGGCTTCATTGGCAGCCATGCCGTGCTCGCGCTCACCGATGCTGGCTGGCCAGTGACCGTGATCGACAACCTCTCGACGGGCTTTCGCTTCGCCATTCCCGAGGGCGTGAATTTCTACGAAGGAGATATCGGGGATCAGGACCTGCTGGCGCAAATCTTTGCGGAACAGGGCTGCAAGGCGATCATGCATTTCGCAGGGTCCATCATCGTCCCCGAATCCGTTACCGATCCTCTGAAGTATTACCGCAATAACACAGTCAAGACCCAGGCCCTGCTCGAGGCGGCGGTGAGGGCCGAGATTCCCCACTTCATCTTCAGCTCGACCGCCGCGACTTATGGTGTACCCGAAGTATCGCCGATCGACGAGGAGTGCCCGAAGGAGCCCATCAATCCCTACGGCATGTCGAAGTTGATGAGCGAGCGCATGCTCGCCGACGTCAGCAAAGCGCATCCGCTCAACTTTGGCGCACTACGCTACTTCAATGTCGCCGGGGCGGATCCGCTCTGCCGTACGGGCCAGTCCACCGCAGGGGCTACGCACCTCATCAAGGTCGCGGTGGAAGCTGCTCTCGGAAAGCGCGACCATGTCGGCGTCTTCGGCACGGACTTCGACACTCCCGACGGGACTGGTGTGCGCGACTACATTCACGTGTCGGACCTCGCCGCCGCGCATCTCCTTGCGCTCGAGGCTCTGATCGAGCAGCCAACTCGTTCGCTGACCCTGAACTGCGGCTATGGCCGGGGTTTTTCGGTCCTCGAAGTCCTGGACGCCGTCGACCGCGTCACCAATCGCAAAATCGATCGACGGATGGAGGAACGCCGCGCCGGCGACCCCGCAGCTCTGGTCTCGGACAATTCGAGGATCAAGTCCATCCTGCCTTGGGAACCCAGGTACGACGATTTGCCGGTGATCGTGGAGCACGCGCTTGCGTGGGAACGCAAATTGACGACAATGCGGGCAAAATCGGAAGACTGA
- a CDS encoding nucleotide synthetase: MSTINYTQFGLSPRFDLGLDEVNACSVVYEVSLSVVDGQIVLTHVDAKTGQDYIAVTENCYITVTLLGDQLYLSKAYDAITTKEELSSYYGGLVYEDYNEKLDRYKTVRFQALFNDGGKYGTVHPFNINVDLLQKAADGTVSWTGLSIDPDIQNPPPR; the protein is encoded by the coding sequence ATGTCTACGATCAATTACACCCAGTTTGGGCTTTCGCCCCGTTTCGACCTTGGTCTCGATGAAGTGAACGCCTGTTCGGTCGTCTACGAAGTGTCGCTGAGCGTGGTGGACGGCCAGATCGTCCTGACCCATGTCGATGCCAAGACCGGCCAGGACTACATTGCGGTTACCGAGAACTGCTACATCACCGTCACGCTGCTGGGCGACCAGCTCTACTTGTCCAAGGCCTACGACGCGATCACCACCAAGGAGGAGCTGTCCTCCTACTACGGCGGGCTGGTCTACGAGGACTACAACGAGAAACTCGACCGCTACAAGACCGTGCGCTTCCAGGCGCTGTTCAACGATGGCGGCAAGTACGGCACGGTGCACCCCTTCAACATCAACGTCGATCTGCTGCAGAAGGCGGCCGATGGCACGGTGAGCTGGACGGGCCTGTCGATCGACCCGGACATCCAGAACCCGCCGCCGCGCTAA
- the gmd gene encoding GDP-mannose 4,6-dehydratase yields MSSNTGSSRKRALITGITGQDGSYLAEFLLEKGYEVHGIKRRTSLFNTSRIDHIYEDPHAHGQQLKLHYGDLSDTSNLTRLIRDIEPDEVYNLGAQSHVAVSFEAPEYTADVDAVGTLRILEAIRFLGLEKKTRFYQASTSELYGLVQEIPQKETTPFHPRSPYAVAKMYAYWIAVNYREAYGMYACNGILFNHESPRRGETFVTRKITRGLSNIALGLEPCLYMGNIDSLRDWGHAKDYVRMQWMMLQQEEARDFVIATGVQYSVREFITWAAKELGVTLEFTGTGVDEIATVAAIEGDLAPALAVGDVVMRIDPRYFRPAEVDTLLGDPSKAKELLGWTPQITAQEMCAEMVAEDHKSARRHALLKEHGLAVPVSLEG; encoded by the coding sequence ATGAGCAGCAACACTGGAAGTAGCCGAAAGAGGGCCCTAATCACGGGCATCACAGGGCAGGACGGCTCTTATCTTGCTGAATTTTTGCTGGAAAAAGGATACGAAGTCCACGGCATCAAGCGGCGCACGTCGCTTTTCAATACGAGCCGTATCGACCATATCTACGAAGACCCGCACGCGCACGGCCAGCAGCTCAAGCTGCATTACGGTGACTTGTCCGACACGTCGAACCTGACCCGGCTCATCCGCGACATCGAGCCCGACGAGGTCTACAATCTCGGAGCCCAGTCGCACGTCGCCGTGAGTTTCGAAGCGCCAGAATACACCGCCGACGTCGACGCTGTCGGGACCCTGCGCATTCTGGAAGCCATCCGCTTCCTCGGCCTCGAGAAGAAGACCCGTTTCTACCAGGCTTCGACCTCCGAACTCTATGGTCTCGTGCAGGAAATTCCCCAGAAGGAAACGACCCCCTTCCATCCGCGTTCGCCTTACGCGGTTGCCAAGATGTACGCCTACTGGATCGCGGTGAACTACCGCGAGGCTTATGGCATGTACGCCTGCAACGGGATTCTGTTCAACCACGAGTCCCCGCGTCGCGGCGAGACCTTCGTGACTCGCAAGATCACCCGCGGCCTGTCCAACATCGCACTCGGTCTGGAGCCCTGCTTGTACATGGGCAACATCGATTCACTGCGCGACTGGGGTCACGCCAAGGACTACGTGCGCATGCAGTGGATGATGCTGCAGCAGGAAGAGGCCCGTGATTTCGTGATTGCGACCGGGGTGCAGTACTCGGTGCGTGAGTTCATCACCTGGGCGGCCAAAGAATTGGGCGTGACGCTCGAATTCACCGGCACCGGCGTCGATGAGATCGCCACGGTAGCCGCGATCGAAGGCGATCTGGCTCCGGCGCTGGCCGTCGGCGACGTCGTGATGCGGATTGACCCGCGCTACTTCCGCCCGGCCGAAGTCGACACCCTGCTCGGGGATCCGAGCAAGGCTAAGGAGTTGCTCGGCTGGACGCCTCAGATCACGGCCCAGGAAATGTGCGCAGAAATGGTCGCGGAAGACCACAAGTCGGCCCGTCGCCATGCGCTGCTCAAGGAACACGGCTTGGCTGTGCCCGTCAGCCTTGAGGGCTGA
- a CDS encoding polysaccharide biosynthesis/export family protein → MNSEGLASGPAAYELIPAAGVPAPTQYLIQPEDVLDLRVFGEEEISNPKLRVDTAGAIQVPFAGQIQAAGRDAVEVGSEIAHKLSQRYLVNPQVTLAIAEAAPRYVSVEGEVKDPGVYEMSNNFTLLSAIARAGSTSTIAKLEEVVVLRDLNGQKMAARFDLRDIRGGAAPDPIIMNNDIVVVGRSGKREALENVLKAAPAFNGLFYLLKR, encoded by the coding sequence ATGAACAGCGAAGGCCTCGCATCGGGCCCCGCCGCATATGAACTCATTCCAGCGGCAGGCGTACCCGCTCCGACCCAGTACCTGATCCAGCCGGAAGACGTTCTGGACCTTCGCGTGTTCGGCGAGGAGGAAATCAGCAATCCCAAGTTGCGGGTCGACACCGCCGGCGCCATCCAGGTGCCTTTCGCCGGGCAAATTCAGGCCGCAGGACGCGACGCGGTCGAGGTGGGCAGCGAAATTGCGCACAAGTTGAGCCAACGCTACCTCGTCAATCCGCAAGTCACGCTTGCCATCGCCGAGGCCGCTCCGCGGTACGTGTCCGTGGAAGGTGAAGTGAAGGATCCCGGCGTCTACGAGATGTCGAACAACTTCACGCTGCTTTCCGCCATCGCGCGCGCCGGAAGTACCTCCACGATCGCCAAGCTGGAGGAAGTGGTCGTGTTGCGTGACCTCAACGGCCAGAAGATGGCCGCCCGTTTCGACTTGCGCGACATTCGCGGTGGTGCCGCCCCGGATCCTATCATCATGAACAACGACATCGTCGTCGTCGGGCGCTCGGGCAAGCGCGAGGCACTCGAGAATGTCCTCAAGGCCGCCCCGGCCTTCAACGGCCTCTTCTATCTCCTGAAGCGATAG
- a CDS encoding O-antigen ligase family protein — MRNESRKSPRAKGWIQLKGLESPLVQIQALLIVGILAGGGGSGSALANGLVQLAALGVLALNVERLICFFSTGPLVLKVLVLAALLLPLLQLVPLPPAIWHMLPGRDLVSQSFEVLGKPGTAFPLSVNSNRSFIAFLSLLPVLAILVAGHDLGFADLERLVWTVVGCGLTCLLLGAVQLASGNQFGLLHPGNIERYDLYATFANHNATAIFFDMVIAFLIALPIGRRDWRTNAFVRGCLVVVFAVAVVLTRSRSGMLVLPPVLMIAGYRQARGRLAGWRRKSKPSGKPKFAIMASVAAAVCAIVVVVAVAGSARFQSSLERFENLTQNERVQIWADARYSVARFWPVGSGIGTFDDVFQVDETLERVTTGRARRAHNDYIEAVLESGLLGGVLVLAWLAFVAVQTLRVIRMRGGGLCAAGGAALLGVAMQSLVDYPLRCQTILCVSGLALLLLMRARPVVMERAELQGVLLKEVDTPRQSAIPQRVPSLRPIG; from the coding sequence TTGCGAAACGAATCGCGAAAAAGCCCTCGTGCGAAGGGCTGGATTCAGCTCAAGGGACTCGAAAGTCCGCTCGTTCAAATTCAGGCGTTGCTCATCGTCGGGATACTTGCCGGAGGGGGCGGCTCAGGTTCGGCACTAGCGAATGGCCTGGTGCAACTTGCTGCGCTCGGTGTCCTGGCTCTCAATGTCGAGCGACTGATTTGTTTCTTCTCGACCGGGCCGCTGGTTCTGAAAGTTCTCGTCCTCGCGGCTCTCCTTCTCCCGCTTCTGCAGCTCGTCCCGCTTCCGCCGGCAATCTGGCACATGCTTCCCGGACGCGATCTTGTCAGCCAGTCGTTCGAGGTGCTTGGCAAGCCGGGCACGGCCTTCCCGCTCTCGGTCAATTCCAATCGAAGCTTCATTGCGTTCCTGTCCTTGCTGCCGGTCCTCGCGATACTCGTCGCGGGGCACGATTTGGGATTTGCCGACCTGGAGCGTCTCGTCTGGACGGTCGTGGGTTGTGGTCTGACCTGCCTTTTGCTCGGTGCCGTGCAGCTGGCGTCGGGAAACCAGTTCGGGTTGCTTCATCCCGGAAACATCGAGCGTTACGACCTCTACGCCACGTTCGCGAACCACAACGCCACCGCGATCTTCTTCGACATGGTCATCGCATTCCTCATCGCCCTGCCGATCGGCCGCCGGGATTGGCGGACGAACGCTTTTGTGCGGGGTTGCCTCGTTGTCGTCTTCGCCGTGGCGGTTGTCTTGACGCGTTCGCGTTCGGGCATGCTCGTTCTGCCTCCGGTTCTGATGATCGCCGGATATCGGCAGGCGCGTGGGCGGTTGGCAGGCTGGCGTCGCAAGTCCAAGCCTTCGGGCAAGCCGAAGTTCGCGATCATGGCTAGTGTCGCGGCGGCCGTTTGCGCAATCGTCGTCGTCGTGGCGGTGGCTGGCAGCGCCCGTTTTCAGAGCAGTCTTGAGCGGTTCGAAAACCTGACTCAGAATGAACGCGTCCAGATCTGGGCCGACGCCCGCTACTCGGTCGCGCGCTTCTGGCCGGTGGGCAGTGGCATCGGGACGTTCGACGACGTGTTTCAGGTTGACGAGACGCTGGAGCGCGTGACGACGGGGCGAGCGCGGCGTGCGCATAACGATTACATCGAGGCGGTCCTGGAATCCGGGTTGCTCGGAGGTGTTTTGGTGCTGGCGTGGTTGGCTTTTGTTGCAGTGCAAACCTTGCGCGTGATCCGCATGCGGGGCGGTGGGCTTTGTGCGGCGGGCGGGGCCGCGTTGCTTGGCGTCGCGATGCAGTCGTTGGTCGACTATCCACTGCGCTGCCAAACAATCCTATGTGTCTCCGGGTTGGCTCTTTTGTTGTTGATGCGCGCGCGCCCAGTCGTGATGGAACGTGCGGAATTGCAAGGCGTGCTTCTCAAGGAAGTGGACACGCCACGACAATCCGCTATTCCTCAGCGGGTACCGTCGCTACGTCCAATTGGGTGA